The segment ATCGATGCTGTTTTTCTTCCCTTGTTTTTTTGGGGTTAAAATAAACAGGGTGGTTCTCGTGGGATAAGATAGACTCTTGCGAGTCCCGTTTCCTTCCGGAGTTTTTCGACGGTCGCTCGGCTTCCAAAGGCCCTGGTCTTTACATTTATTACAGGAACTCAATTATAAAGCTATTCAGGGTAAACCCTTCCCGTAAGATTACCTTCACTGACGTCAGGAAGACTCTTGTTGGTGATGTTGGATCCATTCGGAGGGTTTTCGATTTCCTTGACCACTGGGGTCTCATCAATTACTCTGCCTCCTCTGCTCTTTCCAAGCCCTCCAAAGATACTGGTTCTAACATTAAATCCTCAGATTCCCCTTCTGTTGAATCCCCTTCTTCTGCTGCCCCCACCTCCAAACACTCCTCTAATTCCAGGCGAATCTGTGGGGCGTGCAAGTCTCTTTGTACCATTGCTTGCTTCGTTTGCGACAAGGTATCCTTTTTCCCTTCTTAATGTTATTAACATAGTTTTCTTACACCCTTTTCTAGTACTGTTCTCTTTTATTGTTAAGTCCTCCTAATCATtatcttagtttaattaaggAAAGGCCACTACTTTACACTCATGCTTCTAGGTTAACTATAGATTTACCATGAGCTGCTGTGTTTTCTTACCCTCTTTTTTTGTGCAGTATGACTCCACCCTGTGTGCAAGGTGTTATGTTCGGGGCAATTTCAGGGTTGGTCTAAGCAATGCTGATTTCAGGCGGGTAGAGATCACTGATGAAGCCAAGGCAGATTGGTCAGAAAAAGAGACATTGCTGCTTCTGGAAGCCATTATGCATTATGGTGATGACTGGAAGAAGGTTGCACAACATGTTGGTGGTAGAACCGACAAGGATTGTGTGGCTCATTTCgttaagcttccttttggggaggAATATCTCAGACATCCATTATCAAACGATGATGAATCTGGATTTGAAACTAATAAAAGGATGTGCCTCACGCCTCTGGCTGACGCAAGCAACCCAATCATGGCTCAGGTATGTCTTTT is part of the Gossypium arboreum isolate Shixiya-1 chromosome 5, ASM2569848v2, whole genome shotgun sequence genome and harbors:
- the LOC108450274 gene encoding SWI/SNF complex subunit SWI3B; protein product: MAEKSPVKEAASSESIPISNSNQLKPSPQFPSKFSSQTAPNSEVPSTPTSRPPSADADVVYVPSYSRWFSWDKIDSCESRFLPEFFDGRSASKGPGLYIYYRNSIIKLFRVNPSRKITFTDVRKTLVGDVGSIRRVFDFLDHWGLINYSASSALSKPSKDTGSNIKSSDSPSVESPSSAAPTSKHSSNSRRICGACKSLCTIACFVCDKYDSTLCARCYVRGNFRVGLSNADFRRVEITDEAKADWSEKETLLLLEAIMHYGDDWKKVAQHVGGRTDKDCVAHFVKLPFGEEYLRHPLSNDDESGFETNKRMCLTPLADASNPIMAQAAFLSALAGVEIAEAAAQAAVSVLSQVDDVTASRVGIGSLERNSKRESEISSNGDTNQNALERAAYAVANSLLDKEELDIERAITGITEVQMKEIQDKFLRFEEMDLQTEKERQQLESMKNLLFIDQLNLSFCRNYT